Proteins from a single region of Pedobacter cryoconitis:
- the cmk gene encoding (d)CMP kinase, whose amino-acid sequence MRKNVVVAIDGYSSCGKSTLAKALAKTLGFIYIDSGAMYRAVTLYFIRNHTNVSDEAAVTDALQHIELNFHSRDYESHITLNGEEVSEEIRQMPVSETVSEISALKQVRKEMVKQQQRMGKSKNIVMDGRDIGTTVFPDAQVKLFMTADPKVRAERRFKELQSKGDTTTSLEDVFENLAHRDYADTTRKESPLIRAEDAIILDNTEITPAEQLEFALNKVTPYIPQLA is encoded by the coding sequence ATGAGAAAAAATGTAGTTGTGGCCATTGATGGTTATTCTTCATGCGGTAAAAGTACGCTGGCAAAAGCATTAGCTAAAACATTAGGTTTTATCTATATTGATAGTGGTGCAATGTACAGAGCAGTGACTTTATATTTTATACGCAATCATACCAATGTGAGTGACGAGGCAGCAGTAACCGATGCCCTTCAGCACATTGAACTGAACTTCCATTCCAGAGATTATGAATCGCACATTACTTTAAATGGCGAAGAAGTTTCGGAGGAAATCAGACAAATGCCGGTTTCTGAAACTGTCAGTGAAATCTCAGCACTGAAACAGGTCCGTAAGGAAATGGTGAAACAGCAGCAGCGTATGGGTAAATCCAAGAACATTGTGATGGATGGCCGTGATATCGGTACTACTGTATTTCCGGATGCGCAGGTTAAACTTTTCATGACCGCAGACCCTAAAGTCAGAGCAGAAAGAAGATTCAAAGAATTACAAAGTAAAGGTGATACAACAACGTCTCTGGAAGATGTTTTTGAGAACCTTGCACACCGTGATTATGCAGATACCACAAGAAAAGAAAGCCCGCTTATCCGTGCTGAAGACGCTATCATTCTGGACAATACAGAAATTAC
- a CDS encoding peptide chain release factor-like protein — translation MYKDRKELVKSLTFKTSRSGGKGGQNVNKVSSKVEVILHVESAEFFTAAEKLLLAERLANRIDTEGNLHVVSQEDRSQLVNKEQSIIKLMALLKTGLHVDKKRKPTHTPKSVILRRKSDKKSIAVKKENRKKPGMDAWLN, via the coding sequence ATGTATAAAGACAGAAAAGAACTTGTAAAATCGCTCACCTTTAAAACTTCCAGGAGTGGGGGTAAGGGTGGCCAGAATGTTAACAAGGTTTCCAGTAAAGTAGAAGTGATCCTTCATGTGGAGTCTGCGGAATTTTTCACTGCCGCAGAGAAATTATTGCTTGCAGAGCGCCTTGCAAACCGGATTGACACAGAAGGTAATCTTCATGTAGTGTCTCAGGAAGACAGAAGCCAGCTCGTTAACAAAGAGCAAAGTATTATCAAATTGATGGCATTGCTGAAAACCGGGCTTCATGTAGACAAGAAAAGAAAACCGACACACACGCCGAAAAGTGTAATCCTGAGAAGGAAAAGTGACAAAAAATCAATTGCAGTAAAAAAAGAGAACAGAAAAAAGCCAGGTATGGATGCCTGGCTAAATTAA
- a CDS encoding lipid A deacylase LpxR family protein → MKYTGYSILFILLFCSSFAYSQSFKNEVGFKSDNDSYLGQGSDRYYTNGLFLYFRHATDQSKLKAGLEKKTYEISVGQMMFNPYSGYAPDPAAQDRPFAGYLYVGGTMNWFYSDESVITASAQIGTTGKNSLGEAGQKLLHKTFGFYDVGGWDYQIKNELAINLSAQYTKLLTRTAGNAVELSFEGYANLGTTFSGAGAGLLFRTGNLNQLFNSAYTHAAIGNNAKTKSLVKREMFFYAKPQLNVVAYDATIEGSMFNNNSPVTFSQKPVVFAQQLGIDYSVDRFTADFGVIFKTKEIKSTARAHQWGSVTVSYRFR, encoded by the coding sequence ATGAAGTATACCGGATATTCAATCCTATTCATTTTATTGTTCTGCTCTTCTTTTGCTTATTCGCAATCTTTTAAAAATGAGGTTGGTTTTAAAAGCGATAACGATTCTTATCTGGGTCAGGGCTCTGACCGTTATTACACTAACGGATTGTTCCTGTACTTCCGTCACGCAACAGACCAGTCAAAACTAAAAGCCGGACTGGAAAAGAAAACCTATGAAATCAGTGTTGGACAAATGATGTTTAACCCTTATTCCGGCTATGCACCCGATCCGGCTGCACAAGATCGTCCATTCGCTGGATACTTATATGTTGGCGGCACGATGAACTGGTTTTACAGTGACGAAAGTGTGATCACTGCAAGTGCACAGATCGGAACTACCGGAAAGAATTCTCTGGGCGAAGCTGGTCAGAAATTATTGCATAAAACATTTGGCTTCTATGACGTTGGCGGATGGGATTACCAGATTAAAAATGAACTGGCTATTAATCTTTCTGCACAATACACGAAACTACTGACACGTACCGCAGGAAATGCAGTCGAATTATCTTTTGAAGGTTATGCAAACCTGGGAACGACTTTTAGTGGTGCAGGTGCAGGACTACTTTTCAGAACAGGTAACCTGAATCAGCTGTTTAATTCAGCTTATACACATGCGGCTATCGGCAATAATGCAAAAACTAAATCACTGGTCAAAAGAGAAATGTTTTTCTATGCTAAACCCCAGTTAAACGTGGTAGCTTATGATGCAACTATCGAAGGAAGTATGTTTAATAACAACAGCCCGGTAACTTTTAGTCAGAAACCTGTTGTATTTGCGCAGCAATTGGGGATAGATTACAGTGTAGATCGTTTTACTGCGGATTTTGGCGTTATATTTAAAACGAAGGAAATTAAAAGTACTGCAAGAGCACATCAGTGGGGATCAGTTACGGTATCTTACAGATTCAGGTAA